The following coding sequences lie in one Saimiri boliviensis isolate mSaiBol1 chromosome 6, mSaiBol1.pri, whole genome shotgun sequence genomic window:
- the OR5B21 gene encoding olfactory receptor 5B21 has translation MENSTEVTEFILLGLTDDPNLQIPLLLAFLFIYLITLVGNGGMMVIIHSDSHLHTPMYFFLSNLSFVDLGYSSAVAPKTMDALQSGDKVISYNGCAAQFFFFVGFATVECYLLASMAYDRHAAVCRPLHYTTTMTAGVCALLAIGSYVSGFLNASIHTAGTFRLSFCGSNEINHFFCDIPPLLSLSCSNTRISKLVVFFVVGFNVFFTLLVILISYFFICVTIQRMRSAEGQKKAFSTCASHLTAVSIFYGTIIFMYLQPNSSQSMNTDKIASVFYTVVIPMLNPLIYSLRNKKVKSALWKILNKLYPQY, from the coding sequence ATGGAGAATAGCACAGAAGTCACAGAGTTTATCCTCCTGGGATTAACAGATGACCCCAATCTTCAGATACCCCTCCTCCTGGCATTTTTATTCATCTACCTCATCACGCTGGTTGGCAATGGGGGAATGATGGTGATCATCCACTCAGACTCCCATCTCCACACTCCAATGTACTTCTTCCTCAGTAACCTCTCCTTTGTAGACTTGGGTTACTCATCAGCTGTAGCCCCCAAAACAATGGATGCATTGCAGTCAGGGGACAAGGTCATCTCCTACAATGGATGTGCAGCTCAGTTCTTCTTCTTCGTGGGGTTTGCCACTGTTGAGTGCTACCTCCTGGCCTCTATGGCCTATGACCGCCATGCAGCAGTATGTAGGCCCCTTCATTACACCACCACCATGACAGCAGGTGTGTGTGCCCTCCTTGCTATTGGTTCCTATGTCTCTGGCTTCCTCAATGCCTCTATCCATACAGCAGGCACCTTCAGACTCTCCTTCTGTGGTTCTAATGAGATTAATCATTTCTTCTGTGACATTCCCCCACTCCTGTCTCTCTCATGCTCCAACACACGCATCAGCAAGTTGGTGGTCTTCTTCGTGGTGGGCTTCAACGTCTTCTTCACCCTCCTAGTCATCCTCATTTCTTACTTCTTCATATGCGTCACCATTCAAAGGATGCGTTCTGCTGAAGGGCAGAAGAAAGCCTTCTCCACCTGTGCTTCCCACCTCACTGCTGTGTCCATCTTCTATGGTACAATAATCTTCATGTACTTACAGCCCAACTCCAGCCAGTCCATGAACACAGACAAAATAGCCTCTGTGTTTTACACAGTGGTGATTCCCATGCTGAATCCCTTGATCTATAGCCTTAggaacaaaaaagtgaaaagtgcTCTCTGGAAAATACTCAACAAACTTTACCCCCAATATTAA